In Pseudophryne corroboree isolate aPseCor3 chromosome 3, aPseCor3.hap2, whole genome shotgun sequence, a genomic segment contains:
- the LOC135057173 gene encoding paraneoplastic antigen Ma1 homolog, whose protein sequence is MNQYTSSEAFDWCTRKGVNPERSFVLCGDLTDITEGTIMTEMLFLFGVKQPKIADKQFRESGELCAVLIATSQDLESELLPKVVAVRSNPERRWKIIWPEKDSSERAAEPLIVGDMSSPDRGDLSAARGESSQSPGIEEKLGNQLEVIADKVVHQLERWHYEGSYRGLRIFSGILPVPTGEEPYEAWREAAIQQSEEWHCPDHIKKQRIVESLQGPAMGIIQATRKSNPEATVADYFQALEYTYGTLEDVGDLVARFNHTYQETGEKLSQYVYRLDKVIYKIVDKGGLSPAEVNSSRLTQVIRGALTTDPVAQRLRCTSLLLGSPTRNDLIKEITQEEALIANREKTHTKAVKVVVPSPEAQVSRDDKLLTLVEDKIKKWTSLFWL, encoded by the coding sequence ATGAATCAATATACAAGTAGTGAAGCATTTGATTGGTGTACAAGAAAGGGAGTGAATCCAGAAAGGAGTTTTGTATTATGTGGGGATCTCACAGACATCACCGAAGGAACAATTATGACAGAGATGTTATTTTTGTTTGGGGTAAAACAACCAAAGATTGCTGATAAGCAGTTTAGGGAAAGTGGAGAGTTGTGCGCTGTATTAATAGCTACTAGCCAAGACTTAGAGTCTGAGTTGTTGCCTAAGGTGGTGGCTGTGAGATCCAACCCAGAACGCAGGTGGAAAATTATATGGCCTGAAAAGGATAGCAGTGAAAGGGCTGCTGAACCCTTAATTGTGGGTGATATGTCCTCTCCGGATAGAGGAGATCTTTCTGCAGCTAGGGGAGAAAGTAGTCAATCACCGGGTATTGAAGAAAAGTTAGGGAATCAGTTGGAAGTTATAGCTgataaagtagtacatcaattAGAAAGGTGGCATTATGAGGGTAGCTATAGAGGATTGAGGATTTTTTCAGGAATTCTTCCTGTACCTACTGGCGAGGAACCatatgaggcctggagggaggcagCTATACAGCAGTCGGAAGAGTGGCATTGCCCCGATCATATAAAGAAACAAAGAATTGTAGAAAGTTTACAGGGACCTGCTATGGGAATCATTCAGGCCACTAGAAAAAGTAATCCTGAGGCCACTGTGGCTGACTATTTCCAGGCCTTAGAATACACCTATGGGACCTTAGAAGACGTAGGTGATTTGGTTGCTAGATTCAACCATACTTATCAAGAGACAGGAGAGAagttgtcacaatatgtgtatagaTTGGATAAAGTAATTTATAAAATAGTAGATAAAGGAGGATTATCTCCTGCTGAGGTTAATAGTAGTAGGTTGACCCAAGTAATTCGAGGAGCATTAACGACTGACCCTGTGGCTCAGCGATTGCGGTGTACTTCGTTATTGTTAGGAAGTCCCACCCGTAATGATTTAATTAAGGAAATTACCCAGGAAGAAGCTTTAATTGCCAATAGGGAAAAAACCCATACCAAAGCCGTAAAAGTAGTAGTACCCTCCCCTGAGGCTCAAGTGTCAAGGGATGACAAGTTACTTACTTTGGTAGaggacaaaataaaaaaatggaccagCTTATTCTGGCTTTAA